The genomic stretch atgtagtgtcatatatataagtcatcagttaatattttaacatatggtgagcaaaatagaatgtgttataagacagtaacactcactggaagttgtaaggccaaagtattgtccttttgtcacgttgtcgcttcaaaaatcttagcaaagtctccggtgtatccctgttatagaggggttcttctatggttttgacatgcattgtgtctGGTCAATGAACTCAATGTCCGTGATTTCATCCctattgcattcgagcatcttcgatctgcacaatatgcacaaaagattataatttgcagataatgaaggagctgagctaaagacttctcaaattatataaataaatcacttacagacaatagcaactgatgatagatttttcgagggcccgaagattgtataactggaaaagctcgcaGAAGTCAAAGCTcacagagtattcttggaagtagtgctcttcgttaactcgcaccatgatagtctcgatccctcccTTTGTGGCATTACTGTACCACGGATGCaagttacacatacttgttggtagcttcctgagattctcgaccaaatctttcccttgaacatattTATATACTACCTTAGCGATGGGGTAATCGGTTGTgttttgtcgagaactttgaacgaccttctcgtcaaacacattgagaggggggaccgattgaacgggttgttctccgagctggtagacttgttgTTTCCTTTTCGATGCCATGACACCCGATTGAGTGGGGTTTTTCGCCTCCATCATatcgtcatacgacctttcaatagaacgcctatagtcagatggcggcgatggtacatggTTATATAGATTCTCGACGGTATGATAAACTTTCACCGGGTCTAGTGTtttctcaaaaggtatctctggcgcTTTCTTAGCAAAAAAAAGGCCCTCAGCTGGGACTCAACGGCTTCCTTGTTTTCCTCggcagttttttcccaaggtaacttctcaataggcggcagtggtttctcctttctagatctcttcctaggcggtgtaccgttccgcttaacgagtgctatcttacgcggaggatctcgaggtggtggactcacgctggggtccctctcaggtaggtgtggactttgctgctcatgtggactgctaggaggaggagtcgaaggcctttgatgctcatgtggactgctacgaggagtcggtggcctttgcagaaGGACGACGTATTTCTTGGGCCATAGggtgaaaccgtgcttgacatcggcaagtgtcttctcatcgtcacctctaggaaaatcaagctccactgttttaaaagccggaacaacttcatccaccccgacacgaacacaactaGGTAGAATGGGCATATGGTGGtgcgttgctccatcttcacttgggtaaacataaccgaccgccaccttaatggACGCGTTCCTGAATAACATatagagctcgcaatctgtcttctccgtgatataatccacggggtagcttcctccacatccgtcaagatgcaagGAACCCACACTACTTCTTCGTTGAGATGGGCGGCATCGGCTTGAGGATCCTGTAGGAACAgtggctgatcaggtgccctctgatttttctcaagcgtctccaccctatttaacaatttCGTTAACCtgtctgtctccttcttcttctttcgcgaacggcttctatatgcTTTGCGCGCcttatccttttttttttgagagacttTGCGCACGTCATCCTAACAACTCTCTAAGTCAAGCCGAAACTCGGCCCAAATAGCTGGTCGAGCAAAAATTTTGTGTCTGCCAGTTGGGCTCAAACCTGAAGTGCGGGCTTCACGCGGTCCAAAAGAAGTCCTGCACCAGACTGGGGCTCCATCGACCGAGCGGCACCGGTGCTGCACCTGACCAGTCTAGGGCTCGCTCGCTCCACGGCGGCTGCAAGCGGCGGACCGGTGCAAGCAGCGCAGGGACGCCGCGAGCAGGCGGCGGCGGGCaactggagcagctacggccaagcctcggGTAATCCCTCGTCTCTTATGTTTCCTTCTACTTCTGTTCCCCAATGTCGACCCCCCCACCCAATTTGCCAGTCTTCCCATTATTCATGTTATACTACAACTGAAAAGTAGTAGTTTTAATGTCGATTCGTGGTTTGAACAATCGAATCCTTGCGTTGTACATCCGTATTTCCCTCACAATTAAAAGTTCAACCCCTTTCATCTTGAAATTCTACCTTCCAAGTTAAAAGTCACAAAAAATCTGAGTTTTTCGCTGGCAGGGAAGTCGACGGCGTCGGCGGGGACCTAGCCGCAGCCAGCAGCGATGACCTTCAGCACATGGCTTGATGGGGTCGTAGGAGGAGGGATTACGGAAACTGCAACTCATCGGGTCTACGATCCAGCGCTGCGGGCCTACGTATCAAGCTCCTACCAGCAACCAAACAGGTTGCTCGATGACCTCGCCACCGTGGCCTGTACCGGAGCAGCCGCCGCTTTGTGCTGGGCAGCGTGGAGGTACTACCTGTACAGCACGTCTCTGGGCAAGTATGGCCGGGACCTGACGGCCTCGGCCGGCAAGGCTGACCCGGTGATTGGCCGCGACGACGAGATCGACCGCGTCATCTGCATTCTCTGCCGCCGGACCAAGAATTGCGCCGCGCTAGTCGGTGCTGCAGGGGTCGGGAAGACGGCCATTGCCGAGGGTCTCGCTCAGCGCATCGCCGCCGGGACGGTCCCTGCCGCACTCGCTGGGGCACGCGTCGTGGAGGTGGACCTGGGGGCCATGGTGGCCGGGACTCAGTACCGCGGCATGTTCGAGGAGCGCATGAAGAACGTGATAAGGCAGGCCGAGTACGCAGATGGCAAGATCATTCTCTTCATCGACGAGAtgcacatgcttcttggctccggtGGCAGCCTGGTCCACCAGAGTAGCACCGATGCTGCCAACATGCTGAAGCCGGCGTTGGCCCGTGGTCGTATCCGCTGCGTGGGCGCGACGACTTTGGATGAGTACAGCAAGTACATTCAGAAGGACGCCGCGTTGGAGCGGCGATTCCAGAAGGTGCATGTTGAGGAGCCGAGCACTCAGGCAACCATTTCCATTCTGCGAGGGCTAAAGGAAAGATATGAGAAGCACCATGGCTTGCAAATCCAGGATGCTGCTCTTGTTGCTACCGCACAGCTTGCTGCCCGATATATCACAGGTGAGGAATTCATTTTGCTCATTTTGTTGAGACGTCATTAGTAGCTGCACATACACCTATTCACTTTAGAAGTAAGTGAAGAAAATCGAGTATGTTGATCTCAATAAGTTATGGTCAGATGCCTATCCTTCTTAAGGCTCACTGGCTAATTCATATTATATGCGCAAAGGTTGCGATGTAGAGTATCCATCTTGCATTAGATGCATTAAGTTGAAATAGTTTTCATAGTATGTTATATGAGCCATAGAGTACTCTTGTTGCATTGTACACCTTAGTTTGAAAACAATTATAAATCGTGTTTATGGATTGAAAAGAAAATCATGACAATGCTGTGTGTATAACTTATTCGACAAACCTGCCCTGAGTGTTTCTTTTCTAGTACTGATTTGCAATGATGAGTGGCAAGAATGTATGTATGTTGGAGAAAATTGATGAATATTATTGATGTCTGTACTGTAGGTCGTCAATTTCCTGATAAGGCAATTGATCTGATCGATGAAGCATGTGCCACCGCAGCCAAAAGGATGATGCAAATTGGCATACAAGAAAAGCAAGTAAACACTGTGCTAACTACCTCTCCAAATGCAGTGAAGGAAGCAAATGTTGGCCCTGATGAAGTCGCACAAGTAGGCATTCTCTACATTTGATGTTTATGTCTATTGTTCAGTCAATGTGATTTGGTTGTCACGCATGTAACAATGTTGTCCTTTGAAGGTTGTGAGCCGATGGACTGGAATTCCTGTCGCCACGCTTGATCAAGAGGAGAAGGATAAGTTGATCCACCTAGCAAGCAGATTGCATGAGCGAGTTGTTGGCCAGCATGAAGCCGTTAATAAGGTCGCGCGTGCAGTGTTGCGTTCTAGGACTGGCCTTGATCAGCCTGGCCAACCAATAGGCTCATTCCTCTTTTTGGGCTCTACTGGTGTTGGAAAGACAGAGCTTGCAAAAGCTCTTGCCGAACAGCTATTTGACAGCGAGAAGATGTTGGTTCGCATTGACATGTCTGAATATGTTGGGGCTGGATCTGTCTGGCGTCTCATTGGAGCACCTCCAGGGTATGTCTTCTCTATTTCGACGCTACTACATTGTCATATCATTACTTAGTATGTCTGatgtttttgtttcttttgtATTGGAACATGTTGAAGCTCCTCTGACCATCAAGATGGTGGGCAACTGACTGAGAAGGTACGAAGGCGCCCATATAGTGTCATCCTTTTCGATGAGGTGGAGAAGGCAGATCCTTCGGTGTTGAATGTTTTTCTTCAGCTCCTTGATGATGGTATGTTGACCGATGGCAAAGGCCGGTTAGTAGATTTCAAGAATACCATTATCATCATGACCTCAAATCTGGGGTCAGAGCACCTACTAGCAGGACTGTCCGGAGAAAGCACAATGGAAACAGCAAGGGACCTTCTTATGAATCAGGTTTGCTTTTTGAATCCAAAACCGTTCATTTAAAGGCTGCATGCAGAAGTTATCTGTTAGCTGGTTGTTACTCGTACATATTTGCTCATGCAGGTTCGGAAACACTTCAAGCCCGAGCTTCTCAACAGACTGAGTGCGATCATTGTATTTGACCCGCTTTCGCGAGACAGGCTAAAAGAGATCGTGGCAATCCAAATGAACAGCGTCATCGCCAGGGTAGCTGCCAAGGGCATCTCTCTATCTACAAGTGACGCCGCATTGGATGTCATTTTGTCGGAATCATACAATCCAGTACGTCCTATTTTTCAGATTACCAGGCAACCAGTTGGTATGTTTTAGTAACCATGATTGATTTGATACATCGCAGATGTACGGTGCAAGGCCTATAAGGAGGTGGGTGCAGGAGAATGTGGTGACGGCGATCTCGGAGATGCTGGTCAGAGGGGAAGCCGGTGCGGGCTCAATGATCTCCATTGATGCTTTGGACGACAGGAAGGGGCTGACGTACGAAGTGGCGAGAGAAGTGGTAGATCCAGCGGTGGGACTTCTCGGTGACTCTGGTGGCGGCAACGATGGTTTGGCCATGGCCACTCCAGTCATGAATGGTGAGACTAACACACCTCATGTCACTTCCGGGGCTGGCTTGAACTTGTATTTGCCAATCAAGGCTTTGTTGGCAAGGTTTAACACCTAAGCATCCTCATGTTTCTGTCTTGAGAACTTGTGATGGAGTTAGTTCGAGGTGTAGTCTAATTCTCAAGGAGTAGATTCACAGGAAGGATGGTACTGCTAGGATGTTAGAGCAGTGAAGGTTTGGATAGTCAAGGAAGTAGAGCTTTTGAGTGAACCAAAGAAAAATATAACCTTTTGCTTTCTCTCATTTTCCCCGGCTCTTGTTCAGTCATGAAGGCAGCAATTGCTGGATCTTTTAAGAAGGAAAATTTCAACTTGTTAGGCACAAAAGGAGTGTTGAGACCTATCGATTAGGAGTACCATCATGTGGAACCGATGGAGCAAATTTGAGAGAAACGACTGGCATCAATTTTTATTTGTGGTCTTGCACACCAGAAGAAATGTATTTTATCACCCGTTGGGTTTATATCTAGTACCAGACATTCCCGTCACATTACATTTATCCTTGCAGAAATTGGAGTATTTTTTTGTgtggacatatatatatatatgactacCTTTGAAAATATTTAGTGCCACGCCGCTTGAAAACCCCGGAAGATCATTTTGAGTGCCGGTACTGGAAGTCTGTAATACTGTAGCCCGTCGAGTGACCTACGGCATAGCCTGTGTATGCTATCGCAGGTGGCGTTACTGTTGCGCTGGCCCGTGTGGTCACCGGATAGCACTTAGATCACGCCATGAACAGTCGAGACCCAACTACTATTGACGAGTGCTCGTGACTCGCAGGTCCAAATCGCCTCCAGATCTTCTCTGCGTCGATATACAGCAAGCTGATAGTGCTCAGTTTTGGCCATTAAGCATTAGCTTGTGCAAAGACAAGGGGGACGGCGGATTCCCAATTTCCCACTACGTACCGAGGTACTACCAGTGAACTGGTTGAACATGCTGGGGTTTTTAAAAAAGATTCTGCAACGGATTCATACATCTGAGAAGTGACATGAAGTATATGCATGTAACCGTTTTGGCCCTCATAAATCTACACAATAAGTAAAAGTGATCTGCAGCCACGACTCGTAGTTTGAGCAAATATCACGAAACATAACTTAAAGGGGGTAAAGTTTCACAAAACCacaatcaatttttttttgtcagaAAGCCGCACATTTTGGAATAAGTTGGTCACCCACGTTAACCTGGTGGCTTGGCAGAGGTGAAGGTTAAACCAGGACTAGCATTGAAGTGGATCGTTTGgaagtttctatttatttttaaCTTTTGCCTAAAAAAAATCAGTAACTCAAAATACATGTGATGAGTAAAGTAGGAAAGTTTGAGCTCATTTTCCTACACGTTTAGAAGTTTAGCATTTTATGTAACTCAAAAAAGTCTGAAATTAAAattataaaatatgaaaaaatctAGTAATCTAAACTATATGTAGTTAATAAACTAAAAATTTCATCCAAATTACATGTGGTAAGTTGTGTGGAAATTTTGCAGCATTTGTAACTTTCGGACCAAATTCAATTGAAATTTCGAAATTAAGAAACATGAAGATATAACATTTGTCTTCCCATCAGTAAAATCACATTGATTTAGTACAATAATTTTAGGTTTTCTCAAATAGTTTGAATTGTTTCAGCCAATTCTGGTGGAAATGTTAAAAAATGTACATGTGGTTCAGGTCCGGTCTAGTTCATGTTCGGTGTGtaagaaaaacaaagaaaaccATCTCCAATGCCACATAGCACCAGACTTGTGGATAGTTAGAAAGTATGTGTCAAACTGACTAAATCATGAGGTTTGAGAATTCCCTAAAACAATTTAccttgaaagttgtgattttctggTAAAATCATATTAGGGTCGTGATTTTCAGAAAACCTAGCCACCTTGTGGTTTGTGGTATTTActccctttttttttgttttacgcATCAAAATGGTATACTCAAACATTGTCTCTGCCTCTATCTTCTCCAACACCGCATGCtcttcgctttccttttcttcttaGAAGGATGATTTTGTATAAGCTATTCTTTTGTCAAAATTGTATCATTTTCCGGTTACTCCCACCATTTCACATTTAATGGTGTTGTGACATTGAAACTATTTGCAAGATGTAATCTTGCATGCTGATTTTCTCTATAGTATATATGTATAAAAACCAATAGATAATGACACTAGGGACCAATTTGGAGATAAATCTATAGCGTGATTTTAAATTTTCCGCTCTAATATTAAGAGAAATATTTTGTCAAAATATTACAGGTTTGACAAAGTTATGTCAAATCATCACTTATTTATGAACACAAGGGAGTATTGTATCTCATTAATATGTCACACTTCAGTGCCAAACTGGACACATAACTTTTCCAATCCAAAACATAAATCTCTTATAATTTGATATAGTTTCCGAGATGGCAAATTAACCATAATTAGTTGTGCAAGGAGTGTTGTGTTACCGTCGTAGGCGCCTGGTCGATCTATTGAGAAACAAGCAATCACAACGTGATGACGACACCGAGATTTGGTAACATGGTTCAGCGAACTGACATACTCTGCGGGGCATGATTAGAGATACTCCTCCCCTTTGATACCGCAGCTCTTGGCCGCCTTGGGCACCGACATAAGCCGCCGGCTGCCCTTGCGCTCCTATTGCTATTGAGTCGTTATGAGTTACAACATGTGGTGCCCCCCGCATTATATAGGAGACCCTAGGATAGAATGTGTTCGACTCCAACACTACACGTACCTGTCTACACCTAATACAACTCCAAGTCCTAACATAACCCCTTCGTACATAATATTCAACACAAACACAACCTATTTTCTTGCATAAAGTAACTATAgattataaaaatatattttaatgcAAAATTTACTAATGATAATTTAATTATTTGGATGGTAGCAGCTCATTCTCTGAGTTATGCGGTATGGGAGGCCTCTACAatgatttattttttaaaataataagaaCCTAAATCTGCATCCTTGAAAAATTAAAATTGGGTgattgggttgtacatccactttccTAACCAACCGAGCTAGGCTTGCTTCTTATTCTGTAAGGATTATCACTGGTAAATTTGGTAATGGGCCACATCTTCTCTGGTGTCATAGCCATTAAATGAATTTGGATTAGCATTTTTGTTATCAAACATGTGTGTCAGCAGATCaatctatatctcttataaagcaaaacctcACTAGAAGATCATTTAAGTtatctatctcaacatgcaagctattcaCATCATCCATTCTATTAGCCATCCAATTGTCTATGTCATCCCCCACTAGCATTCATTAATACTCTACatgcaagccacatcatctattttttaaGCCATCCAATTATCCACATCATCAACTTTTAGCTGCCAACTACATAACCATTTTAAGTCAGTTTTTTTAAGTTAGCCTCTTGGATATTTACGCATCCTGCATGTTCCTACAAATAATATCCTATTGCAATCAACTTATAccctttttttttttaacaaaataGAGTTATCGGAGAAATTCCGGCTGCAACACGCAGGGTATCCTTCTAGTTCTATTCAATCAGAAACGCCCGGTAGACAGGTGTTATTTTTTCAGTCATCTGGTAGGTGGCTAATTCACGTGGATCGTTTAATATTCAGTGGACGTGCATGATAGTATTAGATTGATGTTTAGGCTCTGTACTGTGTAAACCGAGACGTCTAAGGGAGAACTGAGAACATTAGAGCAACTAAGAATTAGTAAAACCTACCTAAAAAAAGAATTAGTAAAAACATTATTCAGTCAACTTTATTAATTTATTACTCAGTTGATATTCATAGCCATCCGATGGAGATATTTTTATCTTTTTATGTAAGCAAAAAATATCATCGTTTAGTTCAGCTGGGTTTATAGTCAGATTAGAGATACTATTTCATAGTCAATTAATAAATAGAAACACCACATATAAATCATCAAAGAGTTAGTGATAACCTTATAAAATTCTTACATAAGAGAATATATAAATGATATGGCATTACTGATTTATTCGTTAACCATCACTTACCTTGCACCCCTATTGGAAACGATAAGGGTTCAATTTGGGGGCCAGAATAACTCCACAAGAAATTCGCATTAAACAAGTAGTAGATTCATTCATTTTGAAAAGGAAAAAGTCTAGCTAAAATGGTTTCCACTAACTAAAATGCATTTCATTTTAGGCTTTGGGGCGTATAATTTGTAGATAAGGTCAAAAACTTATCTCAGCAGAATGAGAATTAAGCATTAACAAAACCATAAATAATCCTCataaaagcaagaaagttgttaatgTCGACAATATTAGAGTGAACAATTTAGTAGCATGAATTAAAATTTAGGAAGCATAGTAGTAAAGCAGTGCTAAGTAATTCAGTAATTACCACTTGCCGTCTATGTTGACTGAAAAAGATAAGGGCCCATATTATGTACACAATAATTCCACAGAAATTTCCCATTAAACGTGTAGATGCCTTCCTCTTCGAGAGAAGAATGAAAGATTCTAAAGCGGCACTACCACGATCATCACAAGCATATCCACAGGAGACGGCCTCGCAGACCATCCTCCGGCTTCCAAACCGGGCAAGTAATGCGAAGTTGACCTTTTGTAGCCAGGACAAGAGGAGAAGGACAGCCATCAACTGGCTAGCTAGCTCTGGTCCAACTATAAAACCCCAAGCACTAGCAGGCAACACCGCCACACCACCCGTTCCCTACCACACCACCACCCGTGAGCCAGAGACAGATCAGAGCACGCGTAGTTCTTTCTTTCCGAGCAATGGAGCCGTGCCGCTCCCGGAAGCCGAAGCCtctgctcctcttcttcctcatcgtcgctgtcttcctcctcctcgccatcCAGCCGGCGTCCGCGGTGCCAGCCTCAAGTAAGCTTTCTGGCTTTCGTGAAGCCGCTGATGGATCGATTCGGGGTTTGGTTTTGTCTAGGGTGCGATTGTCGCGGAATCGCTGATCATTTCTGTGGTGTTTGCCTAGGAAGCATGAGGTTCAGGAACCTGCAGCGCCCGCCGTCCATGAAGCTTTCTTCTCTGCAGGTTGTTATTCCGTCTATCTTGTTTCTTGTTTCGTAGTATTTCTTTGCCTGAATTCCTGATAAACGCGGCCTATAAGATGCTGACGCCTTGGATGTGCTCTTCGTGCAGGAGACGATGGCAGCTTCGGGGAAGCACCTTGACGGGAGGGCTAGGCCGGCGGCGAGGATGGTCGTGGAGGTGAACGACTACCCGGGATCCGGCGCCAACAACCGCCATGACCCGCCAAAGGGTCCAGGAAGAGGGTGAAGCACCAAGCTTAGCTAGAGCGCCCCACTGCAGACCATAAACTAAATACTAGGCCAAGAAAAGATCCAAGTGATGTTTTGTTCCGGCGGTCTTCTCTTCGTTAGTACTACCACCATCCGTCCGTCAGTCGTCATCGTGTACATCGTATACTTCCCCGTTCAAAATAATTGTCTAAAAATGGAAGTATCTAACATGTTTCAGTGTGTAGATATATCATTTTTTGGCAATTATTTTAAAATGGAGGGGTATCATGTTTCGGATGTCAGTACACAGTGTTTCTGAAGAGAAATTGCTCCTTGGTTGGCCCTGCTTTCATGTCAGTGCACAGTTTCAGATTTGTTAATGGCCACAGGAAGACTCTCTTGGACGGCTTCCCTCTCTCGATCGTGCCCTACGCCCCTACCGCTGCGTATCCATCGATCGATCCAATCAGTTAGCTAGCGCACACGGGTTGCACTTGCACCAATCAGTTAACGCACTGATGAATAAGGTTTAAGAATTCATCGGGGGCATCATTGCCCTCTTGACCCTCCTCTTGATTATGCTCGTGCTGTGCGATCTGTTGCTTCTCGACATGACCGGACATGTTTGTGGACTCCGCTGTGATCGTGGGTCATCATGCTCGCGACGCGTCGCTGCCTGCAGGGGGAGGTTTGCCTTGCGTGAGCTCTGCTCGTGACTTGTGAACTACCTCTGACACCTGATCCTGTGAGCTACTCATGTCTTGTACTGCACTGTTCGTGCTCGACAGGTAGATGGCGCACCGCTAGCTGCTCGGTCGGATTCCATGGTGATGTGAGATGGCCAGTTGCTGTCCTCTGAGTTAAGCCTCACGATGAGCCCGTGGTTTTCTTTAGAAACATAATCATTTTCTGAAATTCATCAAAAAAATAGCCCTTGTCTGCGCCACCCATTTCGACGCGACTCCTAAGTAAGCCACATAATTTAGTGAAAAGTCAACGTCTTCTAAGTTTGAATAAATTAAGAGAAAACATAAAAATATGCAATACCAAATGAAAACAATAGATCCACCATATGATGTATTGTAATTTGTTTTGTATTATATAGTCATTGGTATTTCCTTCTATATAATTGGTCGAGCTGGGTAAGCTTTAGGTTTTAACTAAATTTATATGGCTTACATTTTTAGAAGAGATGTACTCCATAGTAGACTAGTGCAATGCGGACGCAGCTTCAGTGACTTCATGGGATCAAGTCTCAGCGTAAATTGGGGCTCATATCCACCACAAATATCAATCGGATGGACCGGAACAAATCCAGACAAAAACGAATGATGGCTAGCTAACTGTTTCACAACACTTGGGCATTTGTAAACTTAAAATGCTTCTAATTCACAAACCGTGTGCTCAAATTAGCTCATATTTTAGCAGATTGGATAGTGAAGCATATTTGATTTACTAGAATATTTTCAAAAATTTCTGAAATGTTTGAATTTTCAGTTTTAAATTTCCGAGAAAAACTGAAAATGTTTCTTATTCACAAACCGTGTGCTCAAACTGGCTCAAAATTTCCTAGATTGGATAATGAAACATATGGCGTGCATAGCGCCCTGCAACCAACCTAGGACCGTTGCAAGGGTCGTGGACGGCGTGGCGTGGCGCGGGCGGCTATCTCTACAGGTTGGTGGAGGCGGCGACACGGAGGTGGTGcaagttgatgctcttgttggtaGGTGGCAAgctcggaggagaggcgttgacgTCGGGCGACCATTGGTCGGCCGCGGGGTTGACGGCCGTGCGAGTGGTTGGTTGGTGAGTGGCAGCTGGGCGTcggcgaggtggtggtggtgtctgcTGCGAGCATGCTGCCTTGCTACTCGACGACTGGCGGTGCTTGTAGCTTGGTGGGACAACTTCGGAGGATGCATCGGCTGCGGGTCTTCTTGCTTCGTCGTTCCACCGATGTCTTCCCGTATATCATTTTACTTTCTTGTTGGGCATGTCTCTGTTGTGGCCCCAGTATTTTACTTTGTTTGAAACGATTATATGgtgtggttgcttt from Lolium rigidum isolate FL_2022 chromosome 4, APGP_CSIRO_Lrig_0.1, whole genome shotgun sequence encodes the following:
- the LOC124648746 gene encoding chaperone protein ClpB1-like; this translates as MVAGTQYRGMFEERMKNVIRQAEYADGKIILFIDEMHMLLGSGGSLVHQSSTDAANMLKPALARGRIRCVGATTLDEYSKYIQKDAALERRFQKVHVEEPSTQATISILRGLKERYEKHHGLQIQDAALVATAQLAARYITGRQFPDKAIDLIDEACATAAKRMMQIGIQEKQVNTVLTTSPNAVKEANVGPDEVAQVVSRWTGIPVATLDQEEKDKLIHLASRLHERVVGQHEAVNKVARAVLRSRTGLDQPGQPIGSFLFLGSTGVGKTELAKALAEQLFDSEKMLVRIDMSEYVGAGSVWRLIGAPPGSSDHQDGGQLTEKVRRRPYSVILFDEVEKADPSVLNVFLQLLDDGMLTDGKGRLVDFKNTIIIMTSNLGSEHLLAGLSGESTMETARDLLMNQVRKHFKPELLNRLSAIIVFDPLSRDRLKEIVAIQMNSVIARVAAKGISLSTSDAALDVILSESYNPMYGARPIRRWVQENVVTAISEMLVRGEAGAGSMISIDALDDRKGLTYEVAREVVDPAVGLLGDSGGGNDGLAMATPVMNGETNTPHVTSGAGLNLYLPIKALLARFNT